A DNA window from Bradyrhizobium sp. CCBAU 53421 contains the following coding sequences:
- the uvrB gene encoding excinuclease ABC subunit UvrB, translated as MAKAPNTPKKPGKTPKSKAHRPEVQPIGPALAELLNPAINRGDAGMGSGTGLQPPPDNSWDRRAGGEAAAHRARASTRETSEGVARRDAAGLEEAPQANYGTSATIPTLDPELARQLGLPTAEDDDEALARPPRSKMEALGVKATADALENLIRDGRPEFRKDDGSMRVWTPHRPPRPEKSEGGVRFEIKSSYEPKGDQPTAIAELVEGIGRSDRTQVLLGVTGSGKTYTMAKVIEATQRPALILAPNKTLAAQLYGEFKSFFPDNAVEYFVSYYDYYQPEAYVPRTDTYIEKDSSINEQIDRMRHSATRALLERDDVIIVASVSCIYGIGSVETYTAMTFALKKGERIDQRQLIADLVALQYKRTQAEFTRGTFRVRGDVIDIFPAHYEDRAWRVNLFGDTIETIEEFDPLTGHKQDELEFIKMYANSHYVTPRPTLVQAIKSIKSELKQRLDQLNDQGRLLEAQRLEQRTTFDLEMMEATGSCAGIENYSRYLTGRRPGEPPPTLFEYVPDNALIFADESHVTVPQIGAMFRGDFRRKATLAEYGFRLPSCMDNRPLRFEEWDMMRPQTVAVSATPSGWELNESGGVFVEQVIRPTGLIDPPVDIRPARTQVDDLVGEVRATAAAGYRSLITVLTKRMAEDLTEYLHEQGIRVRYMHSDIDTIERIEIIRDLRLGAFDALVGINLLREGLDIPECALVAILDADKEGFLRSETSLIQTIGRAARNVDGKVILYADSMTGSMERAMAETTRRREKQVEYNEANGITPESVKKSIGDILNSVYERDHVLVEIGDGGMADDVISIGHNFEAVLSDLETRMREAAADLNFEEAARLRDEVKRLRATEMAVVDDPTAKQRNVQKQAGAYAGTRKYGDAANLPVSALKNKSAQTSLKASRGGKSGSRVHKPDLDEMHGPESLPFRPGGALPAKPFGTTSRIIQPTDSRQSGPEFGPSPRSSGGAPGKRGGWKKR; from the coding sequence ATGGCGAAAGCACCGAACACTCCGAAAAAGCCCGGCAAAACCCCCAAATCCAAAGCACACCGGCCCGAGGTCCAACCGATCGGACCGGCGCTTGCCGAGCTGCTCAATCCCGCGATCAATCGCGGAGACGCCGGCATGGGTTCGGGCACCGGCCTGCAGCCGCCGCCGGACAATTCGTGGGATCGCCGCGCCGGCGGCGAGGCCGCCGCGCATCGTGCGCGGGCCTCGACGCGCGAGACCAGCGAGGGTGTCGCCCGGCGCGACGCTGCCGGCCTCGAGGAAGCCCCGCAGGCCAATTACGGAACCTCGGCCACCATCCCGACGCTCGATCCGGAACTGGCGCGGCAGCTCGGCCTGCCGACCGCCGAGGACGATGACGAGGCGCTGGCCCGTCCGCCGCGCAGCAAGATGGAGGCGCTCGGCGTCAAGGCGACCGCCGACGCGCTGGAGAACCTGATCCGCGACGGCCGCCCCGAGTTCCGCAAAGACGACGGTTCGATGCGGGTCTGGACCCCGCACCGGCCGCCGCGCCCGGAGAAATCCGAAGGCGGCGTGCGGTTCGAAATCAAGTCGTCCTACGAGCCGAAGGGCGACCAGCCGACCGCGATCGCGGAGCTGGTCGAGGGCATCGGGCGCAGCGACCGCACCCAGGTGCTGCTCGGCGTCACCGGCTCGGGCAAGACCTACACCATGGCCAAGGTGATCGAGGCGACCCAGCGCCCGGCCTTGATCCTGGCGCCGAACAAGACGCTGGCCGCCCAGCTCTATGGCGAGTTCAAGAGCTTCTTCCCCGACAACGCGGTCGAGTATTTCGTCTCGTACTACGACTACTACCAGCCGGAAGCCTACGTCCCGCGCACCGACACCTATATCGAGAAGGATTCCTCGATCAACGAGCAGATCGACCGCATGCGCCACTCGGCGACGCGTGCGCTGCTCGAGCGCGACGACGTCATCATCGTCGCGTCAGTGTCCTGCATCTACGGTATCGGCTCGGTCGAGACCTACACCGCGATGACCTTCGCGCTGAAGAAGGGCGAGCGCATCGACCAGCGGCAATTGATCGCCGACCTGGTCGCGCTGCAGTACAAGCGCACCCAGGCCGAGTTCACCCGCGGCACCTTCCGGGTCCGCGGCGACGTCATTGACATCTTCCCGGCGCACTATGAGGACCGCGCCTGGCGCGTGAACCTGTTCGGCGACACCATCGAGACCATCGAGGAGTTCGATCCGCTCACCGGCCACAAGCAGGACGAGCTCGAATTCATCAAGATGTACGCCAATTCGCACTATGTGACGCCGCGCCCGACGCTGGTGCAGGCGATCAAGTCGATCAAGTCGGAGCTGAAGCAGCGTCTCGACCAGCTTAACGACCAAGGCCGGCTGCTGGAAGCGCAGCGGCTCGAGCAGCGCACCACCTTCGATCTCGAGATGATGGAAGCGACCGGAAGCTGCGCCGGCATCGAGAACTATTCGCGCTACCTCACCGGCCGCCGCCCCGGCGAGCCGCCGCCGACGCTGTTCGAATACGTGCCCGACAACGCGTTGATCTTTGCCGACGAGAGCCACGTCACCGTGCCGCAGATCGGCGCCATGTTCCGCGGCGACTTCCGCCGCAAGGCGACCCTGGCCGAATACGGCTTCCGCCTGCCCTCCTGCATGGACAACCGCCCGCTTCGCTTCGAGGAATGGGACATGATGCGGCCGCAGACGGTCGCGGTGTCGGCGACGCCGAGCGGCTGGGAGCTCAACGAAAGCGGCGGCGTGTTCGTCGAGCAGGTGATCCGCCCGACCGGCCTTATTGATCCTCCCGTGGACATTCGCCCTGCCCGCACCCAGGTCGACGATCTCGTCGGCGAGGTCCGCGCCACCGCGGCCGCCGGCTATCGCTCGCTGATCACCGTGCTCACCAAGCGCATGGCGGAGGACCTCACCGAATATCTGCATGAGCAGGGCATCCGCGTCCGCTACATGCACAGCGATATCGACACCATCGAGCGTATCGAGATTATCCGCGATCTGCGCCTCGGCGCGTTCGACGCCCTGGTCGGCATCAACCTGCTGCGCGAGGGCCTCGACATTCCCGAATGCGCGCTGGTCGCGATCCTCGATGCCGACAAGGAAGGCTTTTTGCGCAGCGAGACCTCGTTGATCCAGACCATCGGCCGCGCCGCGCGCAATGTCGACGGCAAGGTCATTCTCTACGCCGACAGCATGACGGGCTCGATGGAGCGCGCGATGGCCGAGACTACGCGGCGCCGCGAGAAGCAGGTCGAATACAACGAGGCCAACGGCATCACGCCGGAGAGCGTCAAGAAGTCGATCGGCGACATCCTCAACTCGGTCTACGAGCGCGACCACGTCCTGGTCGAGATCGGCGACGGCGGCATGGCCGACGACGTGATCTCGATCGGGCATAATTTCGAGGCCGTGCTGAGCGACCTCGAAACGCGGATGCGCGAAGCTGCGGCCGACCTGAACTTCGAGGAAGCCGCCCGCCTGCGCGACGAGGTCAAGCGGCTGCGCGCCACCGAGATGGCCGTGGTCGACGATCCCACCGCCAAGCAGCGCAACGTGCAGAAGCAGGCCGGCGCCTATGCCGGCACGAGAAAGTACGGCGACGCCGCCAACCTTCCGGTCAGCGCGCTCAAGAACAAGTCGGCTCAGACCTCGCTGAAGGCCAGCCGCGGCGGCAAGTCCGGCTCACGGGTGCACAAGCCCGACCTCGACGAGATGCACGGCCCGGAATCGCTGCCCTTCCGCCCCGGCGGCGCGCTGCCGGCAAAGCCGTTCGGCACCACGAGCCGCATCATCCAGCCGACCGACTCGCGGCAATCAGGGCCGGAGTTCGGGCCGTCGCCGCGGTCGAGCGGCGGTGCGCCGGGCAAGCGCGGTGGGTGGAAGAAAAGGTAG
- a CDS encoding DUF4282 domain-containing protein has protein sequence MFDFQDLFQWDRFITPTIIKTFYWLVIAVIVLFGISGILWSLTAMAISPFVGFIQLLASIASVFVGIVFSRIAAEFILIVFRINEHLGAIRDRDGSTH, from the coding sequence ATGTTCGATTTCCAGGATCTGTTTCAGTGGGACCGCTTCATCACGCCCACGATCATCAAGACGTTCTACTGGCTGGTGATCGCGGTCATCGTGCTGTTCGGGATCTCCGGCATCCTGTGGAGCCTCACCGCGATGGCGATCAGCCCGTTCGTCGGCTTCATCCAGCTGCTCGCGTCGATCGCCAGCGTGTTCGTCGGCATCGTGTTCTCGCGCATCGCCGCCGAGTTCATCCTGATCGTCTTCCGGATCAACGAGCATCTCGGCGCGATCCGCGACCGCGACGGAAGCACGCACTGA
- a CDS encoding MaoC family dehydratase has product MRFFEDMEIGAQRAFGAFTFTAEDIKRFAAQFDPQRFHLDEEEGRKSLFGGLAASGWHVASVCMKLLVADGKRLAAEAAARGETVAVWGPSPGFRELRWIRPVLAGDTISFTNQVETKRTSEKRPEWGILQARNTGINQRNEVVFSFLATAFVPRRNPGS; this is encoded by the coding sequence ATGCGCTTTTTTGAAGATATGGAAATCGGCGCCCAGCGCGCGTTCGGCGCCTTCACCTTCACCGCCGAGGACATCAAGCGCTTTGCCGCGCAGTTCGATCCGCAGCGCTTCCATCTCGACGAGGAGGAGGGCCGCAAGTCGCTGTTCGGCGGGCTCGCCGCATCGGGCTGGCATGTCGCCAGCGTCTGCATGAAGCTGCTCGTCGCCGACGGCAAGCGGCTCGCCGCGGAGGCCGCCGCGCGCGGCGAGACGGTCGCGGTCTGGGGACCCTCGCCGGGCTTCCGCGAACTGCGCTGGATCCGCCCGGTGCTGGCAGGCGACACCATCAGCTTCACCAACCAGGTCGAGACCAAGCGGACGTCCGAGAAGCGGCCGGAATGGGGCATCCTTCAAGCGCGCAATACCGGCATCAATCAGCGCAACGAGGTGGTGTTCTCGTTCCTCGCGACCGCCTTCGTGCCGCGCCGCAATCCCGGTTCCTGA
- a CDS encoding MaoC family dehydratase, translating into MTTLTFEDFKPGRFGTFGPRHVSREEILAFAAEFDPQPMHLDEEAAKKSMLRGLSGSGWHLGSLMMRMMFDGFIGRTASLGAPGVNEMRWVAPLRPGDDLTLDVDVVEARVSKSRPETGIVTFKSTIRNARGEMLCEMEAPIMISRRHALSA; encoded by the coding sequence ATGACCACGCTGACCTTCGAAGACTTCAAGCCCGGCCGCTTCGGCACGTTCGGCCCGCGCCATGTTTCGCGCGAGGAAATCCTCGCCTTTGCCGCCGAATTCGACCCGCAGCCGATGCATCTCGACGAGGAGGCGGCGAAGAAATCCATGCTCCGCGGCCTGTCGGGCTCGGGCTGGCATCTCGGCTCGCTGATGATGCGGATGATGTTCGACGGCTTCATCGGCCGCACCGCCTCGCTGGGCGCGCCCGGGGTCAACGAGATGCGCTGGGTGGCGCCGCTGCGTCCGGGCGACGATTTGACGCTGGATGTCGATGTCGTCGAGGCACGCGTCTCGAAGAGCCGGCCCGAGACCGGCATCGTCACCTTCAAGAGCACGATCCGCAATGCGCGCGGCGAGATGCTGTGCGAGATGGAGGCTCCGATCATGATCAGCCGCCGTCACGCATTGAGCGCATAG
- a CDS encoding GNAT family N-acetyltransferase — protein sequence MQIRDEHPEDAAAISEITAAAFANAPYSSGTEARIVEALRQAGALTLSLVATSDDGEIFGHVAFSPVQINHSKGRWYGLGPVSVAPDRQRQRIGGALIGEGLIRLAALGAHGCVVLGDPAYYRRFCFLDDRTLTYGGKPSPYFQRLVLKGEPPKGDVSFHPAFDVA from the coding sequence ATGCAGATCAGGGACGAACACCCCGAGGACGCCGCCGCGATCAGCGAGATCACAGCAGCCGCATTCGCCAACGCGCCGTACAGCAGCGGTACCGAAGCCCGTATCGTGGAAGCGCTGCGCCAGGCCGGCGCGCTGACGCTCTCGCTGGTGGCGACGTCCGACGACGGAGAGATCTTTGGCCACGTCGCCTTCTCGCCGGTGCAAATCAATCATAGCAAGGGGCGCTGGTACGGTCTCGGCCCGGTCTCGGTCGCACCCGACAGGCAGCGTCAGCGCATCGGCGGTGCGCTGATTGGCGAGGGACTGATCCGGCTTGCGGCACTCGGGGCCCATGGCTGTGTCGTGCTCGGTGATCCCGCCTACTACCGTCGCTTCTGCTTCCTCGACGATCGCACGCTGACCTATGGTGGCAAGCCGAGCCCGTATTTTCAGCGGCTCGTGCTGAAGGGTGAGCCGCCGAAGGGGGATGTGAGCTTCCACCCGGCGTTTGACGTCGCGTAA
- a CDS encoding nuclear transport factor 2 family protein, with product MGEDLNRQRVLNFLDVYYAGGIEGALDRCSDDVAFLANAPIDILPHMGQHRGKAALRQMWTTIHERYSDMRYEAPTVVAEGDKVAAQLRVFFRKRNNARVVQFDVAVFYTLRDGKITEIREIIDTFDLVQQVLERDIAAALTGQKAD from the coding sequence ATGGGCGAGGATTTGAACCGGCAGCGCGTCTTGAACTTCCTCGACGTCTACTATGCCGGCGGCATCGAGGGCGCGCTCGATCGTTGCAGCGACGACGTCGCGTTTCTCGCCAACGCCCCGATCGACATCCTCCCGCATATGGGCCAGCACCGCGGCAAGGCCGCGCTGCGCCAGATGTGGACCACGATCCACGAGCGCTATTCCGACATGCGCTACGAGGCGCCGACCGTGGTGGCCGAAGGCGACAAGGTCGCGGCCCAGCTGCGGGTGTTCTTCCGCAAGCGCAACAACGCACGCGTGGTGCAGTTCGACGTCGCGGTGTTCTACACCCTGCGCGACGGCAAGATCACCGAGATCCGCGAGATCATCGACACATTCGACCTCGTCCAGCAGGTGCTGGAGCGTGACATCGCCGCGGCGCTGACCGGGCAGAAGGCAGACTAG
- a CDS encoding nuclear transport factor 2 family protein gives MTEHSLWRFSRALHRAINERQLADIEQLLDDEVEWAIYGPIDLFPFFGSRRGKAAVLEVIRQIGENLRVHRFDRESIMLGTDSAASMLRYSLTALDSNKPISLRIAHFAQFKAGKLTSFRVLVDSFDLVEQTVGYPIHLPRIAV, from the coding sequence ATGACAGAGCACAGCCTCTGGCGTTTTTCGCGCGCATTGCATCGCGCGATCAACGAACGCCAGCTTGCAGACATCGAGCAGCTGCTCGATGACGAGGTCGAGTGGGCCATCTACGGGCCGATCGACCTGTTTCCCTTCTTCGGCTCGCGCCGCGGCAAGGCCGCCGTACTCGAGGTCATCAGGCAGATCGGCGAGAACCTGCGGGTTCACCGCTTCGACCGGGAGTCGATCATGCTGGGCACGGATTCCGCGGCCTCGATGCTGCGCTACTCGCTGACGGCACTGGACTCCAACAAGCCGATCTCACTCCGGATCGCGCATTTCGCGCAGTTCAAGGCCGGCAAGCTCACGAGCTTCCGCGTACTGGTCGACAGCTTCGACCTGGTCGAGCAGACCGTCGGCTATCCGATTCATCTGCCGCGCATCGCGGTCTGA
- a CDS encoding ParA family protein, which yields MNVIVFASRKGGSGKSTLAAHLAAQVHKATKPCLLIDADPQGSLTLWHKLRGTNEPAIKTAVNSVSGIIAQAKRDGIEWVFIDTPPNLSAVVDDSIKNATMVIIPARPGVFDVNAVQETIQTCRSMRKPYAVVINGAPAQRDGAESRIVAIAREALAKFRAPVWSGQITNRADLLMALGQGEGAREYYAEGRAAAEINRLWAAIERSIKAIRGTASASGAMHKQAA from the coding sequence ATGAACGTGATTGTTTTCGCTTCGCGTAAGGGGGGCTCGGGAAAAAGTACCCTGGCTGCTCACCTCGCCGCGCAAGTGCACAAGGCAACGAAGCCCTGTCTGCTGATCGATGCCGATCCGCAGGGCTCGCTGACGCTCTGGCACAAGCTGCGCGGCACCAACGAGCCGGCGATCAAGACGGCGGTGAACTCGGTCAGCGGGATCATTGCTCAAGCCAAGCGTGACGGCATCGAGTGGGTGTTCATCGACACGCCGCCGAATCTGTCGGCTGTGGTCGACGACTCCATCAAGAACGCCACGATGGTGATCATCCCGGCGCGGCCCGGCGTGTTCGACGTCAATGCGGTGCAGGAAACCATTCAGACCTGCCGTTCGATGCGCAAGCCCTACGCCGTCGTGATCAACGGCGCGCCCGCGCAGCGTGACGGCGCCGAAAGCCGCATCGTCGCGATCGCGCGCGAGGCGCTGGCGAAATTCCGCGCGCCGGTGTGGAGCGGCCAGATCACCAACCGCGCCGATCTTCTGATGGCGCTCGGCCAGGGTGAAGGCGCGCGCGAATATTATGCGGAAGGCCGCGCTGCCGCCGAGATCAACCGGCTGTGGGCCGCGATCGAACGCTCGATCAAGGCGATCCGTGGCACGGCGTCGGCGTCCGGCGCGATGCACAAGCAGGCGGCGTAA